The following coding sequences are from one Bacteroidales bacterium window:
- a CDS encoding T9SS type A sorting domain-containing protein, whose protein sequence is MKKIYLLTVFLFSILFSSIVFAETEPNNTPEEANIIALNGTQTGTLGSSDNQDWFKFTLITEGAITFNAVTDGTLQVNNLMIYDQNGTSVIATGTYGVTANVTYNNLLPGIYYLKVPLWSLNGSYSLTNTFTPAGYPNDAEPNDLPKQAILIQPTDSLTGRLAYFGNNYTDLTDWYKVVIPEDGKIDFHVVGESTLQVDNLKIYDIDTTTIIATGSYGVNAYVTHNNLMPGTYFLKVPKWSGYGSYYITSKFTKADLLIEVENNDSAEVANTIFFNDSITAHIGYTQGSYTDKEDWYKFTIPLDGKMDIKVVCTTPLQVNNLIIYDVDATKQIASGSYGATASVSHNNLMPGTYYIKVPLWSNYGSYSLTTKFTPAAYDVEVEPNDSAKNALILNVNDSATAHMGYYTNNYTDLTDWYKFTIPQDGKIEVSVKCTSTLQVNNLLIFDTDTTKQIASGTYGVTAAVAYNNLLPGTYFLKVPFWSGYGSYYVVTKFTAAVYPNDKEPNDSAKYALTLNVNDSVTAHLGYYGHNYTDLTDWYKFTIPQDGKMEVSVKCTSTLQVNNLLIFDTDTTKQIASGTYGVNAAVAYNNLLPGTYFLKVPFWSGYGSYYVVTKFTPNPYPVDNLNNDIIKTAIVISENDTINGHLGYYGSNYTDLIDFWKIIPSYSGLLQIKVKTDGLLQVNNLRIFAADSTQLASGSYGINATVSTQVKKDLTYYVCIPRYTSYGGYGMSDTILPAPKANFTYFQNLYYCSFEDSSLNATSIKWDFGDNSFSTLANPSHTYATPGVFDAKVIAYNSVSSDTAVKQITIKGIQSVISNKAGNNGKVSFYVYGGGLTTNTIVKLSKTGNADLVADTVVKTTAGSVKASFTFANVTPGLWNVVVEVPGDSTFTLVDGFTIEDTRPADFWVNVTGRDKILFNRWQSYTINYGNSGNVDAVSAPFCFIVSDIVGLELQFQTKKIGLPAETDSIWETIKDSIKPYFLIDTLDGKPFKARVYPLFLSNVPANSSGSIIVRIKSPADFKMKTWINDNYFDTTRISEYDKCIMWAQASALANGLVNLIGTQVPGVQCVASISQTLYGLAYDENSLGSALYSLTRSALACVWDIGSEIPIIKAYELAYNIYALASDIYDNYSAVQECEKFKKKKPDEDSVKAVASFDPNEIIGPNGFGDERFNRNKEDYNYRIYFENKADATAPAQEVFVFDTLNKTKYDLTHFSIGPVNFGDTTIYPMEGLQEYTVDVDLRPEKVLIVRINAKLDTATGVVAWSYTSLDPLTMDLTEDPMGGFLPPNVLSPEGEGYVSFSCRLKENLTNGTEIANRASIIFDLNAPILTNTWVNTLDLNAPESSVNLLDPVITDTVFTVSWTGSDAESGVREYTIYYQEDNGSVTKLISNTHLTTTLFKGQYGKTYSFYSVAVDKVGNEEEIAATPDAVTLLVDNSSVNEIENVTAIRVFPNPIKESVNIEFDVKNPQSLTIEVMDIYGKKVKTFEYNILNSGSQLFTLDLGDLTSGIYMLNLVGDAKQHFQSKYKIIKQ, encoded by the coding sequence ATGAAGAAGATTTATCTCTTAACCGTATTTTTATTTTCTATTTTATTTAGTTCGATTGTTTTTGCTGAAACCGAACCAAATAATACTCCCGAAGAAGCCAATATAATTGCGCTAAATGGAACTCAAACAGGAACCTTAGGCTCCTCCGACAACCAAGACTGGTTTAAATTTACCCTTATTACCGAAGGTGCTATTACGTTTAATGCAGTTACTGATGGAACATTGCAGGTAAATAATTTAATGATTTACGATCAAAATGGAACAAGTGTAATTGCTACTGGTACCTATGGTGTTACGGCAAATGTTACCTATAACAACCTTTTGCCGGGTATTTATTATTTAAAAGTCCCGTTATGGTCATTAAATGGAAGCTATTCCCTTACCAATACTTTTACACCGGCAGGATATCCTAACGATGCCGAACCGAACGATCTTCCTAAGCAAGCTATATTAATTCAACCTACCGACTCGCTTACCGGAAGACTGGCATATTTCGGAAATAATTATACCGATTTAACCGATTGGTACAAAGTGGTTATACCCGAAGATGGTAAAATAGATTTTCATGTTGTAGGAGAAAGCACCTTGCAAGTGGATAACCTGAAGATATATGACATTGATACCACAACGATAATTGCAACGGGATCCTATGGCGTAAACGCATACGTTACCCATAACAACTTAATGCCCGGAACATATTTTCTAAAAGTTCCGAAATGGTCAGGATACGGGTCATATTACATTACATCAAAATTTACAAAAGCCGATTTGCTTATAGAAGTTGAAAATAACGATTCGGCAGAAGTTGCGAACACTATATTTTTTAATGATTCTATTACTGCTCATATTGGGTATACACAAGGTTCTTATACCGATAAAGAAGATTGGTATAAATTTACTATTCCATTAGATGGTAAAATGGATATTAAAGTAGTTTGTACTACTCCTTTACAGGTTAATAATTTAATTATTTACGATGTTGATGCAACAAAACAAATAGCAAGTGGAAGCTATGGTGCAACAGCGAGTGTTTCCCATAACAACTTAATGCCGGGAACTTATTATATTAAAGTACCTCTTTGGTCTAACTATGGTTCGTATTCGCTTACCACTAAATTTACACCTGCAGCATACGATGTAGAAGTTGAACCCAACGATTCGGCAAAAAATGCATTAATCCTAAATGTAAACGATTCGGCAACGGCACATATGGGGTATTACACGAATAATTATACCGACTTAACAGATTGGTATAAATTTACCATTCCGCAAGATGGGAAAATTGAAGTTTCTGTTAAATGTACTAGTACATTACAAGTAAATAATTTGTTAATATTTGATACCGATACAACAAAACAAATTGCAAGTGGAACCTATGGCGTTACTGCTGCTGTTGCATATAATAATTTACTTCCGGGTACTTACTTCTTAAAAGTGCCATTCTGGAGTGGTTATGGTTCATATTATGTTGTTACTAAATTTACAGCAGCTGTTTATCCGAATGACAAAGAGCCCAACGATTCGGCTAAATATGCGTTAACATTAAATGTAAACGATTCGGTAACGGCACATCTGGGCTATTATGGCCATAATTACACCGATTTAACGGATTGGTATAAATTTACCATTCCACAAGACGGCAAAATGGAAGTGTCTGTTAAATGTACCAGCACATTACAAGTAAATAATTTATTAATATTTGATACCGATACAACAAAGCAAATTGCAAGCGGAACCTATGGTGTTAACGCTGCTGTTGCATATAATAATTTACTTCCGGGTACTTACTTCTTAAAAGTGCCATTTTGGAGTGGTTATGGTTCATATTATGTTGTTACTAAGTTTACTCCAAACCCATACCCAGTCGATAATTTAAATAATGATATAATAAAAACGGCTATTGTAATATCGGAAAACGATACGATAAATGGTCATTTAGGTTATTATGGAAGTAATTATACCGATTTAATTGACTTTTGGAAAATTATCCCTAGTTATTCCGGATTATTACAAATTAAAGTCAAAACAGATGGATTATTGCAAGTTAATAACTTACGTATTTTTGCAGCCGATAGCACGCAATTAGCTAGTGGTTCTTATGGTATAAATGCAACTGTATCTACACAAGTTAAAAAAGACTTAACGTATTATGTTTGCATACCTCGTTATACTAGTTACGGAGGATATGGTATGTCCGATACGATACTCCCGGCTCCTAAAGCTAATTTTACCTATTTCCAAAACTTATATTATTGTAGTTTTGAAGATAGCTCGTTAAATGCCACATCCATAAAATGGGATTTTGGTGATAATTCATTTTCCACATTAGCCAATCCGAGTCATACGTATGCCACTCCTGGTGTTTTTGATGCGAAAGTTATTGCATATAACTCAGTAAGCTCCGATACCGCAGTTAAGCAGATTACTATAAAAGGGATACAGTCGGTTATTTCTAATAAAGCCGGAAACAACGGGAAAGTTTCGTTTTATGTTTATGGCGGCGGATTAACTACCAACACCATTGTAAAACTAAGCAAAACAGGGAACGCCGATTTAGTTGCCGATACCGTAGTAAAAACGACAGCCGGTAGTGTTAAAGCAAGTTTTACTTTTGCTAATGTAACTCCCGGTTTATGGAATGTTGTTGTAGAAGTACCTGGCGATTCTACATTTACCTTAGTAGATGGGTTCACTATTGAAGATACACGCCCTGCCGATTTTTGGGTTAATGTAACAGGAAGAGATAAAATATTATTTAATCGTTGGCAATCCTATACTATCAATTATGGTAATTCAGGCAATGTGGATGCTGTTTCAGCTCCTTTCTGTTTTATTGTTTCCGATATTGTAGGCCTAGAACTTCAGTTTCAAACAAAAAAAATTGGTTTACCTGCCGAAACAGATTCTATTTGGGAAACCATTAAAGATTCTATTAAACCTTATTTCTTAATAGATACGCTCGATGGGAAACCTTTTAAAGCAAGAGTATATCCGTTGTTTTTGTCGAATGTACCGGCCAACTCTTCGGGAAGTATTATAGTTAGAATAAAATCGCCGGCCGATTTTAAAATGAAGACATGGATAAACGATAATTATTTCGATACTACCCGAATCTCTGAATACGATAAATGTATAATGTGGGCACAAGCCAGCGCATTAGCAAATGGATTAGTTAATTTAATTGGAACACAGGTTCCCGGGGTACAGTGCGTGGCATCTATTTCTCAAACATTATATGGTTTAGCGTACGATGAAAATTCATTAGGTTCTGCCTTATATTCGTTAACGCGTTCTGCATTGGCTTGTGTTTGGGATATTGGGAGCGAAATACCAATTATTAAAGCATATGAATTAGCCTATAATATATATGCACTTGCTTCCGATATTTACGATAACTATTCAGCAGTTCAAGAATGCGAAAAGTTTAAAAAGAAAAAACCAGACGAAGATTCTGTAAAAGCAGTAGCTTCTTTCGACCCGAATGAAATAATAGGACCAAACGGTTTTGGCGATGAAAGGTTTAATAGAAATAAAGAAGATTACAACTATCGTATTTATTTCGAAAACAAAGCCGATGCAACAGCTCCAGCTCAAGAGGTTTTTGTATTCGACACACTAAACAAAACTAAATATGATCTAACGCATTTTAGTATAGGTCCGGTTAATTTTGGAGATACTACTATTTATCCGATGGAAGGCTTACAGGAATATACTGTTGATGTAGATTTGCGTCCCGAAAAGGTCTTAATTGTTCGTATAAATGCCAAATTAGATACCGCTACTGGCGTGGTCGCTTGGTCATATACTTCTTTAGATCCATTAACTATGGATTTAACAGAAGATCCAATGGGCGGATTCTTACCTCCAAATGTGCTTTCACCCGAAGGGGAAGGATATGTTTCGTTCTCGTGCCGTTTAAAAGAGAATTTAACAAATGGCACTGAAATAGCCAATAGAGCTTCTATTATCTTCGACTTAAATGCACCAATTCTAACGAATACATGGGTTAATACACTCGATTTAAATGCCCCCGAAAGCTCGGTAAACTTATTAGATCCGGTTATTACCGATACTGTATTTACTGTTAGTTGGACAGGTTCCGATGCCGAGAGTGGAGTTCGTGAATATACCATCTATTATCAGGAAGATAATGGTTCTGTTACGAAACTTATATCGAATACACATTTAACTACAACCCTTTTTAAAGGACAATATGGAAAAACATACAGCTTTTATTCTGTAGCTGTTGATAAAGTTGGCAACGAAGAAGAAATAGCTGCTACACCCGATGCGGTTACTTTACTAGTTGATAATAGTTCGGTAAACGAGATTGAAAATGTTACGGCTATTCGTGTTTTCCCAAACCCGATAAAAGAAAGTGTGAATATTGAATTTGATGTTAAAAACCCACAATCTTTAACAATAGAGGTAATGGATATCTATGGAAAAAAAGTAAAAACGTTTGAATATAATATATTGAATAGTGGAAGTCAGCTATTCACCTTAGATTTAGGAGATTTAACATCGGGTATTTATATGCTTAATTTGGTAGGAGATGCAAAACAACACTTCCAATCAAAATATAAAATTATAAAACAATAA
- a CDS encoding sigma-54 dependent transcriptional regulator — MAKILVIDDEKSIRNSLRDILEYEKFLVDEAAEGNEGIEMVKKNQYDVILCDIKMPRMDGIEVLENINKLCDTPVVMISGHGNIETAVEAIKKGAFDYISKPLDLNRLLITVRNAMDKGHLVNETKVLKKKISKTWDMVGESPAIMQIKEMIERVAPTDARVLITGENGTGKELVARWLHEKSNRSAGAFVEVNCAAIPAELIESELFGHEKGSFTSAIKQRKGNFEQAHGGTLFLDEIGDMSLSAQSKVLRALQENKIMRVGGEKEIPVDVRVIAATNKNVPEEIKKGTFREDLYHRLSVILIHVPSLNERASDIPLLANYFLKEICQTQGKPLMTFTKDAYTALQKIQWTGNIRELRNVVERLSILCNKTISEKDVTMFAQPLGK, encoded by the coding sequence ATGGCAAAAATACTGGTGATAGACGATGAAAAAAGCATACGCAATTCTTTACGCGATATACTTGAATACGAAAAATTTTTGGTAGACGAGGCAGCCGAAGGCAACGAAGGTATTGAAATGGTAAAGAAAAACCAGTATGACGTTATCTTATGCGATATTAAAATGCCTCGAATGGATGGAATTGAAGTGCTTGAAAATATTAATAAACTTTGCGATACTCCTGTGGTAATGATCTCCGGTCACGGGAATATCGAAACCGCTGTAGAAGCCATAAAGAAAGGCGCTTTCGATTATATTTCAAAACCTCTTGACTTAAACCGTTTGCTTATCACTGTCCGAAATGCAATGGACAAAGGGCATTTGGTAAACGAGACAAAAGTGCTGAAGAAAAAAATAAGCAAAACATGGGATATGGTTGGCGAATCGCCCGCTATCATGCAGATTAAAGAAATGATCGAACGTGTTGCACCAACCGATGCACGTGTACTGATTACCGGCGAAAATGGAACAGGCAAAGAATTGGTTGCCCGCTGGCTTCACGAAAAAAGCAATCGCTCAGCAGGTGCTTTTGTTGAAGTGAATTGCGCTGCAATACCAGCAGAATTAATAGAAAGCGAATTGTTCGGACATGAAAAAGGTTCTTTTACATCGGCTATAAAACAACGGAAAGGCAATTTTGAACAAGCCCATGGCGGAACCCTTTTCCTCGACGAAATAGGCGACATGAGTCTTTCGGCCCAATCGAAAGTATTGCGCGCGTTACAAGAAAATAAAATTATGCGTGTTGGAGGTGAAAAAGAAATTCCTGTAGATGTAAGAGTTATTGCAGCTACGAATAAAAATGTTCCCGAAGAAATTAAAAAAGGAACGTTTCGCGAAGATTTATATCATCGACTAAGTGTCATATTAATTCATGTCCCCTCTTTAAACGAAAGAGCTTCCGATATTCCTTTGTTGGCTAATTATTTTTTAAAAGAAATTTGTCAAACTCAGGGAAAACCATTAATGACATTTACCAAAGATGCGTACACCGCGCTGCAAAAAATACAATGGACAGGAAACATACGCGAATTAAGAAACGTAGTTGAACGTTTATCTATTTTATGTAATAAAACCATTAGCGAAAAAGACGTAACTATGTTTGCACAACCTTTAGGAAAATAA
- a CDS encoding ABC transporter permease produces the protein MNKIPIIISREYLSRVKKRSFIIMTILGPILMAAMMIVPVYIAQMSDELKTIAVVDDSGIFYKRFADTDNIKFEYLNETKDQVLDSLESSSYYAVLYLPEEFVSKPSTGILYYQKSQPSITVKSYIETVLKKEMEAINLKTSGISKEVIESINTNIDLNLFKFSGNGFEEKSSTEVSTALGMFAGIMIYMFIFLFGTQVMRGVIEEKTSRIIEVIISSVKPFQLMLGKIIGIALVGLTQFLLWIVLTFGIYTVVQSAYPETFKLNKTENPLIGNSKIISHEQANELNANHYKNEGMRDFLKALSTINFGVMIMAFIFYFLFGYLLYAALFAAVGSAVDSEADTQQFMLPITIPLVFALLMSNFVINNPNGPVAFWLSIIPFTSPIIMMIRIPFGVPILDQVLSYSMLILGFLFCTWLAGKIYRTGILMYGKKVNYQELWKWITYKG, from the coding sequence ATGAATAAAATTCCAATAATTATCAGCCGCGAATATTTATCAAGAGTAAAAAAACGCTCATTTATTATCATGACCATTCTCGGTCCAATATTAATGGCAGCCATGATGATTGTGCCGGTTTATATAGCGCAGATGTCGGACGAATTAAAAACTATAGCAGTAGTTGATGATAGCGGAATATTTTATAAACGATTTGCTGATACCGATAATATTAAATTTGAATACCTGAACGAAACAAAAGACCAGGTTTTGGATTCGCTCGAGTCAAGCAGTTATTATGCAGTTTTGTATTTACCTGAAGAATTCGTTTCAAAACCATCAACCGGAATTTTATATTATCAGAAAAGTCAGCCCAGTATTACGGTAAAATCATATATCGAAACCGTTCTGAAAAAAGAAATGGAAGCAATAAATCTGAAAACTTCCGGTATCAGTAAAGAAGTCATCGAATCAATAAATACAAATATTGACCTGAATCTTTTCAAATTTTCGGGCAATGGTTTTGAAGAAAAAAGCAGCACTGAAGTAAGCACTGCACTGGGAATGTTTGCTGGCATTATGATTTACATGTTTATTTTTCTTTTCGGAACACAAGTTATGCGTGGCGTAATTGAAGAAAAAACAAGCCGCATTATTGAAGTAATCATTTCATCAGTAAAACCTTTTCAGCTTATGTTGGGAAAAATTATCGGCATTGCATTGGTTGGGCTTACACAATTCCTGCTATGGATAGTTCTCACTTTCGGGATTTATACTGTTGTTCAAAGTGCATATCCTGAAACTTTCAAATTGAATAAAACCGAAAACCCATTAATTGGAAATAGTAAAATAATTTCTCACGAACAGGCAAATGAATTAAATGCCAATCATTACAAGAATGAGGGAATGCGTGATTTTCTCAAAGCCTTATCTACAATAAATTTTGGAGTTATGATCATGGCATTTATTTTTTATTTCTTATTCGGATATTTGCTGTATGCCGCATTATTTGCTGCTGTTGGCTCTGCTGTTGACAGCGAAGCGGACACACAACAATTCATGTTACCCATAACAATCCCGCTGGTATTCGCTTTACTCATGAGTAATTTTGTGATTAACAATCCTAATGGACCTGTAGCTTTCTGGCTTTCGATAATTCCTTTTACTTCACCTATAATCATGATGATTCGTATTCCTTTCGGAGTTCCCATTCTCGACCAGGTTCTATCCTACTCCATGTTAATTCTCGGATTCCTTTTCTGCACATGGCTCGCAGGGAAAATATACAGAACAGGAATTTTGATGTATGGTAAAAAAGTGAACTACCAGGAACTTTGGAAATGGATAACATATAAAGGTTAA
- a CDS encoding tetratricopeptide repeat protein, whose protein sequence is MSGIQKKNIKQNKQSASQRIPLNKEYSSNGILKWAPLFILVFTALIYRKAIFNGFATWDDNYYIQENPFIRDFSINRIKAIFSSFYFSNYHPLTTLTYLIEFKCFGLNPLPFHILNVALHLLNTWLVFILAERLSGKKITGILVSLLFAIHPMHVESVAWISERKDLLYTTFYLLSLMLYLRYLEFKKAKFYIGAVLLFIFSLLSKSAAVTLPVLLIAIDFYKGRKINAKLLLEKVPFFILALLFGIIAIMSQLTIETNADIPLPNGFIERIFLCSYAIAFYIIKMVAPFNLSAMYYFSNSQNGSLTWAYYASLPFLLIIVWLVIRNRSKLKEIIFGIFFFLITISVMLQIVHVGSAITADRYTYVSYIGLFFIAVQSIINIKKKQVKNTIITLFCVFIIMFSFQTYARIKVWKDGDVLFTDVIKKNPNIFHAYWIRGQAKKAKGDLQGSLQDFTKALELKPDFVFGLIDRGNVRSDMGDYKGALDDYNHAVMLDPAMAKAYNNRGIVHVLLGDKKSAMLDYDKAIKLNPEFAEAFNNRASLKANTGDLKGAINDVNNAILLTPYKAEYYRDRGEIRYLKNDFKDAINDFNYSLKLKPDDYSCYYFSGMSKLNLKDTSGACKDWEKSMKLGCTEASEAITKYCH, encoded by the coding sequence ATGTCCGGGATACAAAAGAAAAATATAAAACAAAATAAACAGAGCGCTTCACAAAGAATACCTTTAAATAAAGAATATTCTTCAAATGGCATTTTAAAATGGGCTCCTTTGTTCATTTTGGTATTCACTGCTTTGATCTATAGAAAAGCAATATTTAATGGATTCGCAACATGGGACGATAACTATTATATTCAGGAAAACCCTTTTATCAGGGATTTCAGTATAAACAGAATAAAAGCTATTTTTTCTTCATTTTATTTTAGCAACTATCATCCCTTAACAACGCTTACTTATTTGATCGAATTCAAATGTTTTGGATTAAATCCATTGCCTTTTCATATACTAAATGTAGCATTGCACTTGCTGAACACCTGGCTCGTTTTTATACTTGCCGAACGACTCAGCGGAAAAAAAATAACCGGAATTTTAGTTTCATTATTGTTTGCCATTCATCCCATGCATGTAGAATCCGTAGCATGGATATCGGAGCGAAAAGATTTATTGTATACCACTTTCTATTTGCTTTCACTGATGTTATACTTGCGTTACCTTGAATTTAAGAAGGCAAAGTTTTATATCGGGGCGGTATTGCTTTTTATTTTTTCACTTCTTTCAAAATCGGCGGCAGTAACATTACCTGTTCTTTTAATAGCTATCGATTTTTATAAAGGGAGAAAGATCAATGCAAAATTATTGCTTGAAAAGGTTCCTTTCTTTATTCTCGCGCTGCTATTTGGAATAATAGCAATAATGTCGCAACTAACAATTGAAACAAACGCCGACATTCCTTTACCAAATGGTTTCATTGAAAGAATTTTCCTTTGCTCTTATGCTATTGCTTTTTACATAATAAAAATGGTAGCGCCTTTCAACCTATCAGCTATGTATTATTTTTCCAACTCTCAGAATGGTTCATTAACATGGGCTTATTATGCCTCCCTCCCATTCCTGCTTATTATCGTATGGTTAGTGATTCGAAACCGTTCCAAGCTAAAGGAAATAATATTTGGCATTTTCTTTTTTCTTATCACCATTTCTGTTATGTTGCAAATTGTTCATGTAGGAAGCGCCATTACAGCAGACCGATATACGTATGTTTCTTACATCGGTTTATTTTTTATCGCTGTACAATCAATTATAAATATTAAAAAAAAGCAGGTAAAAAATACCATCATTACCTTGTTTTGTGTTTTCATAATAATGTTTTCATTTCAAACATATGCCCGCATTAAAGTATGGAAAGATGGAGATGTTCTTTTTACTGATGTGATAAAAAAGAATCCCAATATCTTTCACGCATACTGGATAAGAGGTCAGGCAAAAAAAGCCAAAGGTGATTTACAAGGCTCGCTTCAGGATTTCACAAAAGCATTGGAACTAAAGCCTGACTTTGTTTTCGGGCTTATAGACAGAGGCAATGTACGAAGTGATATGGGTGATTATAAAGGTGCGCTGGATGATTATAATCATGCTGTAATGCTTGATCCTGCAATGGCAAAGGCATATAACAACAGAGGCATAGTACATGTTTTGCTTGGCGATAAGAAATCAGCCATGCTCGATTATGATAAAGCAATAAAGTTAAATCCTGAATTTGCTGAAGCTTTCAATAACAGGGCATCGCTTAAAGCCAATACCGGCGATCTTAAAGGAGCGATTAATGATGTGAATAATGCAATTCTTCTTACCCCCTACAAAGCTGAGTATTACAGAGACAGAGGAGAAATCAGATATTTAAAAAATGATTTTAAAGATGCTATTAACGATTTTAATTATTCTTTGAAACTGAAACCTGACGATTACAGTTGTTATTATTTCAGCGGAATGTCGAAGCTAAATCTTAAAGATACTTCCGGTGCATGTAAGGACTGGGAAAAATCAATGAAGTTAGGTTGTACTGAGGCATCAGAGGCGATAACAAAATATTGCCATTAA
- a CDS encoding PAS domain-containing protein yields MIDMMNEEVIKAIFEHIPLEISVIDANDEVIGWNKNEGRLFKRPLTSMGLNFRECHPQTSLDKVEKIVSEMKAGTRKKASFWIDLKVKEGEKLHKILIEFFALHSPEGKYLGCLECVQDVEDIMHLEGQKRLLD; encoded by the coding sequence ATGATAGATATGATGAATGAAGAAGTGATCAAGGCTATTTTTGAGCATATTCCTCTTGAAATTTCAGTGATTGACGCCAATGATGAGGTGATAGGATGGAATAAAAATGAAGGACGACTTTTTAAAAGACCACTTACGTCGATGGGATTGAACTTCAGGGAGTGTCATCCTCAAACCAGTCTCGATAAAGTGGAAAAAATTGTATCGGAGATGAAAGCCGGTACCCGCAAAAAAGCCAGCTTTTGGATTGATCTGAAAGTGAAGGAAGGAGAGAAGCTTCATAAAATACTTATAGAATTTTTCGCCCTGCATTCTCCCGAAGGTAAATACCTGGGGTGCCTGGAATGCGTTCAGGATGTAGAAGACATCATGCATCTTGAAGGACAAAAACGTCTGCTTGATTAA
- a CDS encoding ATP-binding cassette domain-containing protein, with protein MDIFQAVNVSKRFANHTALDKVGISVPLQSIFGLLGPNGAGKTTLIRIINQITGPDEGEIFFNGEKLNSKHVEQIGYLPEERGLYKKMKVGEQALYLAQLKGLSKRDALTKLKYWFEKFEIQAWWNRKVEELSKGMQQKVQFIVTILHEPKLLIFDEPFSGFDPINVNLLRDEILTLRKNGATIIFSTHNMASVEELCDDIALINKSKKILDGSVKDIRKQFKTDIYEFELENFSGNLETIMNGKFKLIEEKPEGEITRIKIKTNKGISQNELIHSILPFAQILSFHEIIPSMNDIFISQVEGDFKTD; from the coding sequence ATGGATATTTTTCAAGCAGTAAATGTTAGTAAGCGGTTTGCCAATCATACTGCTCTCGACAAGGTAGGTATTTCCGTTCCGCTACAAAGTATTTTTGGTTTACTTGGCCCGAATGGCGCAGGAAAAACCACGCTTATCCGAATTATCAACCAGATCACGGGTCCTGATGAAGGGGAAATATTCTTTAACGGCGAGAAATTAAATTCGAAACACGTTGAACAAATCGGGTATCTTCCTGAAGAACGAGGCTTATACAAGAAAATGAAAGTAGGTGAACAGGCTTTATACCTGGCTCAATTAAAAGGTCTTTCAAAAAGAGACGCATTAACAAAACTGAAATACTGGTTTGAAAAATTCGAGATCCAGGCATGGTGGAATCGCAAGGTTGAAGAGCTTTCCAAAGGTATGCAGCAAAAAGTTCAGTTCATTGTTACCATACTTCATGAACCCAAACTATTGATATTTGATGAACCATTCAGTGGATTTGACCCTATTAATGTGAATTTACTGAGAGATGAAATCCTTACGCTAAGAAAAAACGGCGCTACAATTATTTTCTCTACTCATAATATGGCTTCTGTTGAAGAGCTATGCGACGATATTGCTCTTATCAATAAATCAAAAAAGATATTAGACGGAAGTGTGAAAGATATTCGCAAACAATTCAAAACTGATATTTACGAATTCGAACTTGAAAACTTTTCAGGTAACCTGGAAACCATAATGAATGGCAAATTCAAGCTGATAGAAGAAAAACCGGAAGGAGAGATCACCAGGATAAAAATCAAAACCAACAAAGGAATATCCCAGAACGAGCTGATACATTCCATTCTGCCATTTGCACAAATACTGTCATTTCACGAAATCATACCTAGCATGAATGATATTTTTATATCGCAGGTTGAAGGTGATTTCAAAACTGATTAA